The Primulina eburnea isolate SZY01 chromosome 8, ASM2296580v1, whole genome shotgun sequence genome contains a region encoding:
- the LOC140839990 gene encoding uncharacterized protein isoform X2 yields the protein MAEAAADAVDRNGDDRSETSDYTSEDEGTEDYRRGGYHAVRIGDTFKHGRYVVQRKLGWGHFSTVWLAWDTKKSIFVALKVQKSAQHYTEAAMDEITILKQIADGDPDDNKYVVKLLDHFKHSGPNGQHVCMVFEYLGDNLLTLIKYSDYRGVPLHMVKEICFHILVGLDYLHRQLSIIHTDLKPENILLLSMIDPAKDPAKSSATPYSPSSKGKIASKAEPSNDANGSYGDLTRNQKKKVRRKAKRTAQKCVGKETFEEVEPDKEASSPEDSRQDRKSNGDHFEDQTNTSVASEVNDNTNDESEKIKGHKKGSRLARRKLVADIERKCKIVDFGNACWTYKQFTSDIQTRQYRCPEVILGSKYTTSADMWSFACICFELAGGDVLFDPHSGENYDRDEDHLALMMELLGMMPRKVALGGRYSRDFFNRFGDLRHIRRLRFWPLSKVLMEKYDFCEQDASEMADFLVQILDFVPEKRLTAAQCLNHPWISGGLRKLAPSVSQLENGGSDQNKEKCGREARENGDGDLDNKCEKNERRATENTRSIKKMEKDETETMEMRMGNMAIDGVTKSVKDPTSTPSPPKQM from the exons ATGGCGGAGGCGGCAGCGGATGCAGTGGACAGGAACGGCGATGATCGGAGTGAGACGAGCGATTACACTTCGGAAGATGAGGGCACCGAGGATTACAGGCGTGGCGGGTATCACGCCGTACGAATCGGCGACACATTCAAGCATGGTCGTTATGTTGTTCAGAGAAAGCTCGGCTGGGGTCATTTCTCCACCGTCTGGCTAGCTTGGGATACGAAAAAATCT ATATTTGTTGCCCTGAAAGTTCAAAAAAGTGCGCAGCACTACACAGAAGCAGCAATGGACGAGATTACAATTTTAAAACAGATTGCTGATGGTGACCCGGATGACAATAAATATGTTGTTAAACTTTTGGATCACTTTAAGCATTCAGGGCCAAATGGACAGCATGTCTGTATGGTGTTCGAATACTTGGGAGACAATCTTTTGACCCTAATCAAGTATTCAGACTACAGAGGTGTTCCTCTTCATATGGTTAAAGAAATTTGCTTTCACATTTTAGTGGGGTTAGATTATCTGCATCGTCAACTATCAATAATACACACAGATTTGAAGCCAGAGAACATACTGCTTCTGTCGATGATAGATCCTGCTAAAGATCCAGCAAAGTCAAGTGCCACCCCTTATTCTCCGTCAAGTAAAGGCAAGATTGCCTCCAAAGCTGAACCTTCTAATGATGCCAACGGTTCATATGGTGATCTGACCAGGAACCAGAAAAAGAAAGTCCGAAGAAAGGCCAAGAGAACAGCTCAGAAATGTGTTGGTAAGGAAACTTTCGAGGAAGTTGAGCCAGATAAGGAGGCAAGTAGTCCTGAGGATTCTCGTCAAGATCGTAAATCCAATGGAGATCATTTTGAAGATCAGACCAACACTTCTGTTGCTTCGGAAGTTAATGATAATACGAATGATGAAAGCGAAAAAATTAAGGGTCATAAGAAAGGGAGTCGATTAGCAAGGCGTAAGCTCGTGGCTGATATTGAAAGGAAGTGCAAAAtagttgattttggaaatgcCTGTTGGACATACAAACAATTCACAAGCGATATTCAAACTAGACAGTATAGATGTCCAGAGGTTATTTTGGGATCTAAGTACACAACATCAGCTGATATGTGGTCATTTGCTTGCATTTGCTTTGAGCTGGCTGGTGGAGATGTTCTGTTTGATCCACATAGTGGAGAAAACTACGATCGTGATGAG GATCATTTGGCCCTGATGATGGAGCTTCTTGGAATGATGCCACGCAAG GTTGCTTTGGGTGGGCGTTATTCACGAGACTTTTTTAACAGATTTGGAGATTTGAGACATATCAGAAGATTAAGATTCTGGCCTCTTAGTAAGGTGCTTATGGAAAAGTACGATTTCTGTGAGCAAGATGCTAGTGAGATGGCAGATTTCCTTGTTCAGATACTAGATTTTGTACCTGAGAAAAGACTGACAGCTGCTCAATGTCTTAACCACCCATGGATTAGTGGAGGCCTGCGAAAACTTGCCCCTTCCGTTTCTCAACTTGAGAATGGTGGTTCCGACCAGAACAAAGAGAAGTGTGGGAGGGAGGCAAGGGAGAATGGTGATGGTGATTTGGACAATAAGTGTGAGAAGAACGAGAGAAGAGCAACAGAAAATACTCGTTCAATCAAAAAGATGGAGAAGGACGAGACAGAGACTATGGAGATGAGAATGGGAAACATGGCTATTGATGGAGTAACAAAATCTGTAAAAGATCCTACATCTACACCAAGCCCTCCCAAacaaatgtaa
- the LOC140839990 gene encoding uncharacterized protein isoform X1: MAEAAADAVDRNGDDRSETSDYTSEDEGTEDYRRGGYHAVRIGDTFKHGRYVVQRKLGWGHFSTVWLAWDTKKSIFVALKVQKSAQHYTEAAMDEITILKQIADGDPDDNKYVVKLLDHFKHSGPNGQHVCMVFEYLGDNLLTLIKYSDYRGVPLHMVKEICFHILVGLDYLHRQLSIIHTDLKPENILLLSMIDPAKDPAKSSATPYSPSSKGKIASKAEPSNDANGSYGDLTRNQKKKVRRKAKRTAQKCVGKETFEEVEPDKEASSPEDSRQDRKSNGDHFEDQTNTSVASEVNDNTNDESEKIKGHKKGSRLARRKLVADIERKCKIVDFGNACWTYKQFTSDIQTRQYRCPEVILGSKYTTSADMWSFACICFELAGGDVLFDPHSGENYDRDEDHLALMMELLGMMPRKVSSISCLLSRKDSYHWAQTKILDLYTKKCFHLLYYHGESSSRLNKHSLQVALGGRYSRDFFNRFGDLRHIRRLRFWPLSKVLMEKYDFCEQDASEMADFLVQILDFVPEKRLTAAQCLNHPWISGGLRKLAPSVSQLENGGSDQNKEKCGREARENGDGDLDNKCEKNERRATENTRSIKKMEKDETETMEMRMGNMAIDGVTKSVKDPTSTPSPPKQM, translated from the exons ATGGCGGAGGCGGCAGCGGATGCAGTGGACAGGAACGGCGATGATCGGAGTGAGACGAGCGATTACACTTCGGAAGATGAGGGCACCGAGGATTACAGGCGTGGCGGGTATCACGCCGTACGAATCGGCGACACATTCAAGCATGGTCGTTATGTTGTTCAGAGAAAGCTCGGCTGGGGTCATTTCTCCACCGTCTGGCTAGCTTGGGATACGAAAAAATCT ATATTTGTTGCCCTGAAAGTTCAAAAAAGTGCGCAGCACTACACAGAAGCAGCAATGGACGAGATTACAATTTTAAAACAGATTGCTGATGGTGACCCGGATGACAATAAATATGTTGTTAAACTTTTGGATCACTTTAAGCATTCAGGGCCAAATGGACAGCATGTCTGTATGGTGTTCGAATACTTGGGAGACAATCTTTTGACCCTAATCAAGTATTCAGACTACAGAGGTGTTCCTCTTCATATGGTTAAAGAAATTTGCTTTCACATTTTAGTGGGGTTAGATTATCTGCATCGTCAACTATCAATAATACACACAGATTTGAAGCCAGAGAACATACTGCTTCTGTCGATGATAGATCCTGCTAAAGATCCAGCAAAGTCAAGTGCCACCCCTTATTCTCCGTCAAGTAAAGGCAAGATTGCCTCCAAAGCTGAACCTTCTAATGATGCCAACGGTTCATATGGTGATCTGACCAGGAACCAGAAAAAGAAAGTCCGAAGAAAGGCCAAGAGAACAGCTCAGAAATGTGTTGGTAAGGAAACTTTCGAGGAAGTTGAGCCAGATAAGGAGGCAAGTAGTCCTGAGGATTCTCGTCAAGATCGTAAATCCAATGGAGATCATTTTGAAGATCAGACCAACACTTCTGTTGCTTCGGAAGTTAATGATAATACGAATGATGAAAGCGAAAAAATTAAGGGTCATAAGAAAGGGAGTCGATTAGCAAGGCGTAAGCTCGTGGCTGATATTGAAAGGAAGTGCAAAAtagttgattttggaaatgcCTGTTGGACATACAAACAATTCACAAGCGATATTCAAACTAGACAGTATAGATGTCCAGAGGTTATTTTGGGATCTAAGTACACAACATCAGCTGATATGTGGTCATTTGCTTGCATTTGCTTTGAGCTGGCTGGTGGAGATGTTCTGTTTGATCCACATAGTGGAGAAAACTACGATCGTGATGAG GATCATTTGGCCCTGATGATGGAGCTTCTTGGAATGATGCCACGCAAGGTGAGTAGTATTTCGTGCCTGTTGAGTAGGAAAGATTCCTACCATTGGGCCCAAACTAAAATCTTAGATTTGTACACTAAAAAATGTTTCCACCTTTTGTATTACCATGGGGAGTCTTCTTCCCGGCTTAACAAACATAGTCTGCAGGTTGCTTTGGGTGGGCGTTATTCACGAGACTTTTTTAACAGATTTGGAGATTTGAGACATATCAGAAGATTAAGATTCTGGCCTCTTAGTAAGGTGCTTATGGAAAAGTACGATTTCTGTGAGCAAGATGCTAGTGAGATGGCAGATTTCCTTGTTCAGATACTAGATTTTGTACCTGAGAAAAGACTGACAGCTGCTCAATGTCTTAACCACCCATGGATTAGTGGAGGCCTGCGAAAACTTGCCCCTTCCGTTTCTCAACTTGAGAATGGTGGTTCCGACCAGAACAAAGAGAAGTGTGGGAGGGAGGCAAGGGAGAATGGTGATGGTGATTTGGACAATAAGTGTGAGAAGAACGAGAGAAGAGCAACAGAAAATACTCGTTCAATCAAAAAGATGGAGAAGGACGAGACAGAGACTATGGAGATGAGAATGGGAAACATGGCTATTGATGGAGTAACAAAATCTGTAAAAGATCCTACATCTACACCAAGCCCTCCCAAacaaatgtaa
- the LOC140839992 gene encoding magnesium transporter MRS2-11, chloroplastic isoform X1 — protein sequence MAASLPFSSPNYINLPLHFAQFPVIFPGGISFSRCKYELISRKLLVLERSWVPRNHIRCFAEEEGAGEIVSRDGDDEDVPIAEVIDKEFSNGAVGSQRIVNAGDSSLSLGIRDPIYEVVEVRSNGIVSTRKINRRNLLKSSGLRPRDIRSVDPSLWLTNSMPSLLVETLNHYQLLLDLKYGSMQFYLIWDLCGRLRCKNVFIYLIITGGKAFIDALLPRLNPKNVNGGPSMPFVLEVVEAALHSRIQRLERRLMDLEPSVQALLEVLPNRLTGIILEELRTSKQTLVELGSRAGALKQMLLDILEDTHEIRRICVLGRNCTLKKNDEIECAVPSEKEIAEEEEEEIEMLLENYLQRCESCHGQAERLLDSAKEMEDSIAVNLSSRRLEVSRVELLLQVGTFCVAIGALIAGIFGMNLRSYLEEHVFAFWLTTGGIFVGAVIGFFLVYSYLKKRKIL from the exons ATGGCGGCTTCACTTCCTTTCTCTTCTCCGAATTACATAAATTTGCCCCTTCATTTCGCTCAGTTTCCTGTGATCTTTCCAGGCGGAATTTCATTTTCGAGATGTAAGTACGAGTTAATTTCTAGAAAATTGCTGGTGTTGGAGAGGAGCTGGGTTCCCCGGAACCATATCAGGTGCTTTGCGGAGGAGGAAGGCGCGGGGGAAATTGTGAGCAGAGATGGGGATGATGAGGACGTCCCTATTGCGGAGGTGATTGATAAGGAATTCTCCAATGGCGCTGTTGGTTCGCAGAGGATTGTGAACGCCGGGGACTCCTCCCTCTCCCTTGGAATTCGGGATCCTATTTATGAG GTTGTGGAAGTGAGGTCTAATGGGATAGTATCTACAAGGAAAATTAATAGAAGAAACTTGTTAAAATCGAGTG GTCTCCGACCTCGAGATATTAGGAGTGTGGATCCATCATTGTGGTTGACCAACTCAATGCCTTCATTGCTGGTAGAAACATTGAATCACTACCAACTACTGTTGGATTTAAA GTACGGGAGTATGCAATTTTACTTAATTTGGGATCTTTGCGGGCGATTGCGATGCAAGAACgtgtttatatatttaattataacCG GGGGAAAGGCTTTTATTGACGCACTGTTGCCCCGCTTAAATCCTAAGAATGTAAATGGAGGGCCCTCGATGCCATTTGTGCTTGAG GTGGTTGAGGCAGCGCTACATTCTCGAATACAACGCCTGGAGCGGAGATTAATGGATTTAGAACCAAGT GTCCAAGCTTTACTTGAGGTTCTTCCCAACCGGTTAACTGGGATCATATTGGAGGAACTTCGGACTAGCAAGCAGACATTG GTTGAACTGGGGTCAAGGGCTGGAGCTCTTAAACAAATGCTGCTTGACATCCTTGAAGACACTCATGAAATACGGCGTATTTGTGTTCTTGGAAGAAACTGCACTCTAAAGAAAAATGATGAGATCGAATGTGCAGTTCCATCTGAAAAGGAGATAGCTGAGG AAGAGGAGGAAGAAATTGAAATGCTTCTAGAAAATTATCTCCAAAG ATGTGAATCATGTCATGGTCAAGCAGAACGGCTTCTTGATTCAGCAAAGGAAATGGAAGATTCAATTGCTGTGAACCTTAG CTCTCGGAGGCTTGAGGTCAGTAGAGTGGAACTTCTTCTTCAGGTTGGGACATTTTGTGTTGCGATTGGTGCCCTAATTGCAG GTATATTTGGCATGAACTTGAGGTCGTATCTTGAAGAACATGTG TTTGCTTTTTGGTTAACGACAGGTGGAATATTTGTGGGTGCTGTGATTGGATTTTTCCTCGTGTACTCGTAtctcaaaaaaagaaaaattttatga
- the LOC140839992 gene encoding magnesium transporter MRS2-11, chloroplastic isoform X2 has protein sequence MAASLPFSSPNYINLPLHFAQFPVIFPGGISFSRCKYELISRKLLVLERSWVPRNHIRCFAEEEGAGEIVSRDGDDEDVPIAEVIDKEFSNGAVGSQRIVNAGDSSLSLGIRDPIYEVVEVRSNGIVSTRKINRRNLLKSSGLRPRDIRSVDPSLWLTNSMPSLLVREYAILLNLGSLRAIAMQERVYIFNYNRKGGKAFIDALLPRLNPKNVNGGPSMPFVLEVVEAALHSRIQRLERRLMDLEPSVQALLEVLPNRLTGIILEELRTSKQTLVELGSRAGALKQMLLDILEDTHEIRRICVLGRNCTLKKNDEIECAVPSEKEIAEEEEEEIEMLLENYLQRCESCHGQAERLLDSAKEMEDSIAVNLSSRRLEVSRVELLLQVGTFCVAIGALIAGIFGMNLRSYLEEHVFAFWLTTGGIFVGAVIGFFLVYSYLKKRKIL, from the exons ATGGCGGCTTCACTTCCTTTCTCTTCTCCGAATTACATAAATTTGCCCCTTCATTTCGCTCAGTTTCCTGTGATCTTTCCAGGCGGAATTTCATTTTCGAGATGTAAGTACGAGTTAATTTCTAGAAAATTGCTGGTGTTGGAGAGGAGCTGGGTTCCCCGGAACCATATCAGGTGCTTTGCGGAGGAGGAAGGCGCGGGGGAAATTGTGAGCAGAGATGGGGATGATGAGGACGTCCCTATTGCGGAGGTGATTGATAAGGAATTCTCCAATGGCGCTGTTGGTTCGCAGAGGATTGTGAACGCCGGGGACTCCTCCCTCTCCCTTGGAATTCGGGATCCTATTTATGAG GTTGTGGAAGTGAGGTCTAATGGGATAGTATCTACAAGGAAAATTAATAGAAGAAACTTGTTAAAATCGAGTG GTCTCCGACCTCGAGATATTAGGAGTGTGGATCCATCATTGTGGTTGACCAACTCAATGCCTTCATTGCTG GTACGGGAGTATGCAATTTTACTTAATTTGGGATCTTTGCGGGCGATTGCGATGCAAGAACgtgtttatatatttaattataacCG TAAAGGGGGAAAGGCTTTTATTGACGCACTGTTGCCCCGCTTAAATCCTAAGAATGTAAATGGAGGGCCCTCGATGCCATTTGTGCTTGAG GTGGTTGAGGCAGCGCTACATTCTCGAATACAACGCCTGGAGCGGAGATTAATGGATTTAGAACCAAGT GTCCAAGCTTTACTTGAGGTTCTTCCCAACCGGTTAACTGGGATCATATTGGAGGAACTTCGGACTAGCAAGCAGACATTG GTTGAACTGGGGTCAAGGGCTGGAGCTCTTAAACAAATGCTGCTTGACATCCTTGAAGACACTCATGAAATACGGCGTATTTGTGTTCTTGGAAGAAACTGCACTCTAAAGAAAAATGATGAGATCGAATGTGCAGTTCCATCTGAAAAGGAGATAGCTGAGG AAGAGGAGGAAGAAATTGAAATGCTTCTAGAAAATTATCTCCAAAG ATGTGAATCATGTCATGGTCAAGCAGAACGGCTTCTTGATTCAGCAAAGGAAATGGAAGATTCAATTGCTGTGAACCTTAG CTCTCGGAGGCTTGAGGTCAGTAGAGTGGAACTTCTTCTTCAGGTTGGGACATTTTGTGTTGCGATTGGTGCCCTAATTGCAG GTATATTTGGCATGAACTTGAGGTCGTATCTTGAAGAACATGTG TTTGCTTTTTGGTTAACGACAGGTGGAATATTTGTGGGTGCTGTGATTGGATTTTTCCTCGTGTACTCGTAtctcaaaaaaagaaaaattttatga
- the LOC140839993 gene encoding putative phospholipid:diacylglycerol acyltransferase 2: MASNIRWRKLIFLEPVKLSSDNEKTKIDNTDVKEEKLKRNKQKRPHKQWRCIDSCFWSIGYLCTTWWLLLFLYNCLPANLPGLKVPEAPGVRLRSGGTAALHPVVLVPGIVTGGLELWEGRPCSDGLFRRRLWGGSFTEILKRPMCWLEHLSLDNETGLDPPGIRVRSVPGLVAADYFAPGYFVWAVLIKNLAHLGYEGKNLYMAAYDWRLSFQNTETRDQTLSRLKSKIELMHVTNGKKKVVVVPHSMGVIYFLHFMKWVEAPAPMGGGGGPDWCSKHIKAIMNIGPAFLGVPKTVGSILSAESKDVALIRAMAPGLLDSKILGFQTLEHVMRVSRTWDSIISLLPKGGETIWGNMDWSPEEDYVCDSAKKRHPAQFETKGNNTDGQNIFQVSESTNYGRIISFGKSASELHSSELITIGSQKQVSLPNDTSPQSNAASCGEVWTEYDEVSRENVYQISENKVYTAKTLLDLLRAIAPKMMKRAEAHFSHGIADDLDDPKYGHYKYWSNPLETKLPNAPDMEIYCLYGVGIPTERSYVYKLSPSSRCRSIPLQIDSSADGGHNGCLKGGVYFVDGDSTVPVLSSGFTCAKLWRGKTRFNPSGIATYLREYKHKAPANLLEGRGVESGAHVDIMGNVALIEDVLRVAAGASGVELGGDRIYSDIMKMSETINIRV; this comes from the exons ATGGCTTCAAATATTCGGTGGCGGAAGCTCATTTTTCTGGAACCTGTGAAATTGTCTTCGGATAATGAGAAAACGAAAATTGATAATACCGATGTGAAGGAAGAGAAATTGAAAAGGAATAAGCAGAAGAGACCTCACAAGCAATGGAGGTGTATAGATTCCTGTTTCTGGAGTATTGGATACTTGTGTACTACTTGGTGGCTGTTACTGTTCCTGTACAATTGTTTGCCTGCAAATTTGCCGGGGCTTAAGGTCCCGGAAGCACCGGGGGTGAGGCTGAGAAGCGGCGGCACCGCCGCGCTTCATCCTGTGGTTTTGGTCCCGGGAATTGTCACCGGCGGCCTCGAGCTTTGGGAAGGTAGGCCGTGCTCGGATGGCCTCTTTCGCAGGCGGCTGTGGGGCGGCAGCTTTACAGAAATTTTGAAGAG GCCTATGTGTTGGTTGGAGCATTTATCTTTGGACAATGAAACAGGGCTTGATCCACCAGGCATTCGGGTTCGATCTGTGCCGGGGCTTGTTGCGGCCGACTATTTCGCTCCGGGGTACTTTGTTTGGGCGGTTCTGATCAAGAACTTGGCGCATCTTGGCTATGAGGGAAAAAATTTGTATATGGCAGCTTATGATTGGagactatcttttcaaaatACGGAG ACGAGGGACCAAACGCTTAGTCGATTGAAGAGCAAAATCGAGCTTATGCATGTAACAAACGGCAAGAAGAAAGTGGTGGTGGTGCCTCATTCAATGGGTGTAATCTATTTTCTCCACTTCATGAAATGGGTCGAAGCCCCTGCCCCTATGGGAGGCGGGGGTGGCCCTGATTGGTGTTCCAAGCACATAAAAGCGATAATGAATATCGGCCCAGCGTTTCTTGGGGTTCCAAAAACTGTCGGTAGTATATTGTCTGCCGAGAGCAAGGACGTCGCCCTTATAAG AGCTATGGCTCCTGGTCTCTTAGATTCTAAAATCCTCGGCTTTCAAACTCTAGAGCATGTCATGCGCGTATCTCGAACATGGGATTCGATAATTTCTTTGTTACCGAAAGGAGGAGAAACTATATGGGGTAACATGGATTGGTCTCCTGAAGAAGACTACGTTTGTGATTCAGCAAAGAAAAGGCATCCAGCACAATTTGAAACAAAAGGAAACAACACCGATGGGCAGAACATTTTTCAAGTATCGGAGTCGACAAACTATGGAAGGATAATCTCTTTTGGAAAGTCAGCATCAGAGTTACATTCGTCAGAGCTCATTACCATTGGCTCTCAG AAACAAGTGTCGTTGCCGAATGATACGTCCCCACAATCCAATGCAGCTTCGTGTGGGGAAGTATGGACCGAATACGATGAAGTAAGCCGCGAAAATGTCTACCAAATCTCGGAAAACAAAGTATATACTGCAAAAACTTTGTTGGATCTGCTCCGTGCCATTGCTCCGAAGATGATGAAACGGGCCGAAGCTCACTTCTCACACGGCATAGCTGATGATCTTGATGATCCGAAGTATGGCCATTACAAGTACTGGTCAAATCCACTTGAGACCAA ATTGCCCAATGCTCCGGATATGGAGATTTACTGTCTCTATGGAGTAGGAATTCCAACAGAGAGATCCTATGTCTACAAGCTCTCGCCCTCGAGCAGATGTCGAAGCATCCCTCTCCAAATCGACAGCTCCGCCGATGGAGGCCACAATGGTTGCTTGAAAGGCGGAGTCTACTTCGTGGATGGAGACAGCACTGTACCTGTTTTGAGTTCCGGTTTCACGTGTGCCAAATTGTGGCGAGGAAAGACACGATTCAACCCCTCCGGCATAGCTACTTACTTGAGAGAGTACAAGCATAAAGCACCCGCCAACTTACTCGAGGGGAGGGGTGTAGAGAGCGGTGCACATGTTGACATCATGGGAAACGTTGCCTTGATCGAGGACGTACTCCGTGTGGCAGCCGGGGCGTCCGGTGTGGAGCTGGGAGGGGATAGGATCTACTCTGATATCATGAAAATGTCCGAGACGATAAATATTCGGGTTTGA